The following coding sequences are from one Nicotiana tomentosiformis chromosome 3, ASM39032v3, whole genome shotgun sequence window:
- the LOC104088782 gene encoding LOB domain-containing protein 15 — translation MSRERERYEEIGKKIKREADDYSQMGRRYLLGNPGTTTTLNTVTPCAACKLLRRRCAQECPFSPYFSPHEPQKFASVHKVFGASNVSKMLMEVSENQRADTANSLVYEANVRLRDPVYGCMGAISALQQQVQALQMELNVVRAEILKYKFGDTTTLTNLPSSHISSLLASGAVSVVAALPPPPPPPPPLSLPSTISSSSDAMYAQPSTTSEFSTISSENNISYFG, via the exons ATGTCAAGAGAAAG GGAGAGATATGAGGAGATAGGGAAAAAAATAAAGAGGGAGGCAGATGACTACTCGCAAATGGGAAGGAGATATTTGTTGGGGAATCCAGGAACTACAACGACCTTAAACACTGTAACACCTTGTGCTGCCTGTAAGCTTTTGAGACGTCGCTGTGCTCAAGAATGTCCATTTTCTCCCTATTTTTCCCCTCATGAACCCCAAAAGTTTGCTTCTGTTCACAAGGTTTTTGGTGCTAGTAATGTTTCCAAGATGCTAATG GAGGTATCTGAGAACCAAAGAGCAGATACAGCTAATAGTTTAGTTTATGAAGCTAATGTAAGGTTAAGAGATCCAGTGTATGGTTGCATGGGAGCTATTTCTGCTTTACAACAGCAAGTTCAAGCTTTACAAATGGAATTAAATGTTGTTAGGGCAGAGATATTGAAGTACAAATTTGGGGACACCACCACTCTCACTAATCTTCCATCTTCTCATATTTCATCATTGCTTGCTTCTGGAGCTGTTTCCGTCGTCGCCGCGCTGCCACCACCACCGCCGCCGCCACCACCGTTATCGCTGCCATCAACGATatcttcttcttctgatgccaTGTACGCGCAACCATCTACAACCTCTGAATTTAGCACCATATCCAGTGAGAATAATATCTCCTATTTTGGCTAA